Proteins co-encoded in one Gossypium arboreum isolate Shixiya-1 chromosome 11, ASM2569848v2, whole genome shotgun sequence genomic window:
- the LOC108465027 gene encoding calcium uniporter protein 2, mitochondrial-like: MALRKTLAEKLFNISKISSQAVTNCRISSPTVQKRIARKTGKAATGMTVDPVDAKGNGHGMFRRFLHKGSMASPAMRKLPMGENLMERLREIDVSRDRIRLDGLSSHLEAKSAVSELPALSVREAKKLLKVAQLEVVKTKLRETGKIWISYSDFLRICGESCSDHEQGLQFAKLLDESGTVVVLGNIVVLRSEQVAKALGGLIPLSRSNPNDPRRKELAALEKEKAIIDSKADSLVRRELWLGLAFMVVQTAGFMRLTFWELTWDVMEPICFYVTSMYFMAGYAFFLRTSKEPSFEGFYKSRFSTKQRQLIKAYNFDIQRYNELKAMFPSTVEEELQVSSAASFDYSEKMQIGALDH; encoded by the exons ATGGCGTTGAGGAAAACCTTGGCAGAGAAGCTTTTTAATATTTCGAAAATTTCTTCGCAAGCTGTTACTAACTGCCGGATTTCCTCACCGACGGTTCAGAAGCGGATCGCAAGAAAAACGGGGAAAGCAGCAACCGGTATGACGGTGGATCCAGTAGATGCTAAGGGTAACGGCCATGGCATGTTCAGGCGGTTTCTTCATAAAGGATCTATGGCTTCACCGGCGATGAGGAAGTTACCGATGGGGGAGAATTTAATGGAGAGATTAAGGGAAATCGATGTGTCCAGGGATCGCATCCGGTTAGACGGGTTGAGCTCGCACTTGGAGGCGAAATCGGCGGTTTCGGAGCTGCCTGCACTGTCCGTTCGGGAAGCGAAGAAGTTGTTAAAGGTGGCGCAGTTGGAAGTGGTGAAAACGAAGCTGAGAGAGACAGGGAAAATCTGGATTTCTTATTCCGACTTTCTTCGGATTTGCGGAGAAAGTTGTTCGGATCATGAACAAGGATTGCAGTTTGCGAAATTGCTAGATGAATCAGGAACCGTCGTCGTATTAGGAAACATCGTCGTTTTACGATCGGAACAG GTAGCAAAAGCACTTGGTGGTCTAATTCCTTTATCTAGATCAAACCCGAATGATCCCAGAAGAAAAGAACTGGCTGCGCTAGAAAAGGAGAAAGCAATAATCGATTCAAAAGCCGATTCCCTGGTCCGTCGCGAACTCTGGCTTGGCCTGGCATTCATGGTGGTCCAAACAGCCGGGTTCATGAGGCTAACCTTTTGGGAACTCACATGGGACGTGATGGAACCCATCTGTTTCTACGTCACCTCCATGTATTTCATGGCTGGATATGCATTTTTCCTCAGGACATCCAAAGAACCTTCTTTTGAAGGGTTTTATAAGAGCAGGTTCAGCACAAAGCAAAGGCAGCTGATCAAGGCATACAATTTTGATATCCAGAGGTATAATGAGCTCAAAGCAATGTTCCCATCCACAGTGGAAGAAGAATTACAGGTCTCATCGGCGGCCTCCTTTGATTATTCTGAAAAGATGCAGATTGGTGCTTTGGACCATTGA